In Candidatus Neomarinimicrobiota bacterium, a single genomic region encodes these proteins:
- the nrdR gene encoding transcriptional repressor NrdR produces the protein MNCPQCQQGDTRVIDSRHTQDGRAIRRRRECGSCSYRFTTYEYVETQPLLVIKSNQRREPFDREKILKSIAIACSKRPVNSTQMSQTVDLVIQDVNTFGSSEVHAKDVGELVMKHLKDLDEIAYVRFASVYRKFEDVKEFRAELDDI, from the coding sequence ATGAATTGTCCACAATGTCAACAGGGTGATACTCGAGTAATTGATTCCCGTCACACCCAGGATGGTCGTGCAATTCGACGTCGTCGGGAGTGTGGGAGCTGTTCATACCGTTTCACAACCTATGAATATGTCGAGACACAACCCTTGCTGGTCATTAAAAGCAATCAGCGACGTGAACCATTTGACCGTGAAAAAATTCTTAAAAGTATAGCAATAGCATGTAGCAAAAGACCTGTGAACAGTACTCAGATGAGTCAAACTGTAGATTTGGTGATACAGGATGTAAATACTTTTGGATCTTCTGAAGTTCATGCAAAAGATGTTGGCGAACTGGTAATGAAGCATCTGAAAGATCTTGATGAAATTGCCTATGTCCGGTTTGCCAGTGTTTATCGGAAATTCGAAGATGTTAAAGAGTTCAGAGCGGAATTGGACGACATCTAA
- a CDS encoding serine hydroxymethyltransferase, whose product MLNELKTSDPAIYAAIMAERDRENETLELIASENFVSKAVLQAAGSVMTNKYAEGYPGKRYYGGCEAVDTAENLARDRVKQLFDAEYANVQPHSGSQANMSVYFTLVNPGDTVLGMDLSHGGHLTHGSHVNFSGKFYKIVAYGVNAETGYIDYDMVRDQAKKHGPKMIIAGGSAYPRHYDFKLFREIADEVGAFLMADVAHPAGLIAAGEHPSPMPHCHVVTSTTHKTLRGPRGGLVMMGKDFENSFGIVAPKSGRTKMMSELLDSTVMPGIQGGPLMHVIAAKAVAFGEALEPSFKTYAKQVISNAKALGLALHEYGFKLISGGTDNHLLLIDLTANNISGKKAERLLEDAGMTTNKNMVPFDQRSPLITSGIRIGTAALTTRGFKENEMKLIAGYINDVISDPDNESVNQSVRSKVQGLVKDFPHYQDVE is encoded by the coding sequence ATGCTGAATGAGCTAAAAACGTCTGATCCAGCCATATACGCTGCAATTATGGCAGAACGCGATCGTGAAAACGAAACCTTAGAGTTAATCGCTTCAGAAAATTTCGTTAGTAAAGCTGTTTTACAGGCAGCAGGCAGCGTGATGACAAATAAATATGCGGAGGGGTATCCTGGGAAACGATACTATGGTGGTTGTGAGGCCGTAGATACTGCTGAAAATCTTGCCAGAGACCGCGTCAAGCAACTTTTTGATGCTGAATATGCTAATGTCCAACCCCATTCTGGCAGCCAGGCAAACATGTCCGTATATTTCACCTTGGTGAATCCTGGAGACACAGTCCTTGGTATGGATTTATCCCATGGCGGCCATTTGACCCATGGCTCCCATGTCAATTTCTCAGGTAAATTTTACAAGATAGTTGCCTATGGTGTGAACGCTGAAACAGGCTACATCGATTATGATATGGTTCGTGACCAGGCTAAAAAGCATGGACCCAAAATGATCATAGCTGGTGGTTCTGCATACCCCAGACACTATGATTTTAAATTATTTAGAGAGATTGCAGATGAAGTTGGTGCCTTTCTCATGGCTGATGTTGCTCATCCCGCAGGATTGATTGCAGCCGGGGAGCATCCTAGTCCCATGCCACACTGTCATGTAGTCACCTCAACCACCCATAAAACCCTTCGTGGACCCCGCGGTGGCTTGGTGATGATGGGCAAAGATTTTGAAAATTCATTCGGCATTGTTGCTCCAAAAAGTGGTCGCACCAAAATGATGAGTGAGCTGCTGGACAGTACTGTGATGCCAGGCATTCAAGGTGGTCCGCTCATGCATGTTATTGCTGCCAAGGCAGTGGCCTTTGGAGAAGCACTGGAACCATCATTTAAAACGTATGCAAAGCAGGTGATCTCTAACGCAAAAGCCTTGGGTCTTGCTCTCCATGAATATGGTTTTAAGCTGATCTCTGGTGGAACGGATAACCACTTACTTCTTATTGATTTAACTGCGAATAATATTAGTGGCAAAAAGGCTGAGCGTCTTCTGGAAGATGCTGGGATGACCACCAATAAAAATATGGTTCCCTTTGATCAGCGGAGCCCACTCATTACAAGTGGTATTCGCATTGGAACTGCAGCCTTAACCACCCGTGGTTTTAAGGAAAATGAGATGAAATTGATTGCAGGATATATCAATGATGTGATTTCTGACCCAGACAATGAAAGTGTCAATCAATCAGTCCGATCCAAGGTGCAGGGACTTGTCAAAGACTTCCCTCACTATCAGGATGTCGAGTAA
- the rpiB gene encoding ribose 5-phosphate isomerase B, translating to MKLVIGCDHAAFDAKTELVHYLKSIGHDIIDEGTHNLDSVDYPDFAARVSQKVQSGEAQCGILICGTGIGMSIAANRYKGIRAALCCNEELATLSRLHNDANVLCLGARTQSIESMKSILSVWLTTEWEGDRHAIRLNKIEQNSRGQDAE from the coding sequence ATGAAACTTGTCATTGGTTGTGATCATGCCGCTTTTGATGCAAAGACCGAGCTGGTTCACTATCTCAAGTCAATCGGGCATGATATCATCGATGAAGGGACTCACAATCTGGATTCTGTTGATTATCCTGACTTTGCTGCCAGGGTAAGCCAAAAAGTTCAATCCGGTGAGGCTCAGTGCGGGATATTGATATGTGGTACTGGTATTGGTATGTCCATAGCTGCAAATCGTTATAAGGGCATTCGGGCAGCCCTCTGCTGCAATGAGGAGTTGGCTACACTTAGTCGACTTCACAATGACGCAAATGTCCTCTGTCTGGGTGCCAGAACACAATCTATAGAATCAATGAAAAGCATTCTCTCAGTCTGGTTAACCACAGAGTGGGAGGGTGACAGACATGCAATAAGACTTAACAAAATTGAGCAAAATTCTCGAGGTCAAGATGCTGAATGA